In a single window of the Rhineura floridana isolate rRhiFlo1 chromosome 3, rRhiFlo1.hap2, whole genome shotgun sequence genome:
- the MON1A gene encoding vacuolar fusion protein MON1 homolog A isoform X1, which produces MRTSTARILPLVFADDEGYRCEITGNSRTRCSLTLSASQQPVPVKSVPTSLQAMAADVHKKDGDVPNGSLVPGDRKHAERSESPTPGLAQGTEPGAGQEGAMFVHAQSYEDLTSTDNRDVTPQSPGESEEDQADQTKMEEISKDFSELSTQLTGIALDLEEEIRQSKEDKLDLSPQASRRDSVLSGKEEEDVTMDAWRMHQKHVFVLSEAGKPVYSRYGSEEALSSTIGVMMALVSFLEAERNAIRSIHADGYKVVFVRRSPLVLVAVAQTRQSEQEIAQELLYIYYQILSLLTWTQLNRIFQQKQNYDLRRLLAGSERITDNLLDLMARDPSFLMGAARCLPMAAAVRDAVSSCLQQARAKSLVFTILLSKNQLVSLVRKKDQFLHPIDLHLLFNLISSSSSFREGEAWTPICLPKFNSSGFFHAHISYLAQDTDLCLLLISTDREDFFTVSDCKHRFQERLKKRGVHHALMEALRNPFYSVSQVGIPGLRHFIYKSKSSGLFTSPEIDAPYITEEEKQRLLGLYQYLHSRAHNSSRPLNNIYYTGSNENLLAWVTNAFELYVCFSPLGTKAAAVSAVNKLMRWIRKEEDRLFLLTPQTY; this is translated from the exons ATGAGGACGTCGACCGCAAGAATTTTGCCGTTGGTTTTTGCAGATGACGAAGGTTACCGCTGCG AGATCACCGGCAACAGCAGAACCAGATGCTCACTGACGTTGTCTGCTTCTCAGCAGCCTGTTCCTGTCAAATCT GTCCCCACAAGCCTTCAAGCAATGGCTGCTGATGTTCACAAAAAAGATGGAGATGTGCCCAATGGGTCGTTGGTCCCAGGTGACAGAAAGCATGCTGAGAGGTCAGAGAGTCCTACACCAGGGTTGGCTCAGGGAACAGAACCAG GGGCAGGCCAGGAGGGAGCCATGTTTGTTCATGCCCAGTCCTATGAGGACCTGACCAGCACAGATAATCGAGATGTGACTCCCCAGAGCCCAGGTGAAAGTGAAGAGGACCAGGCTGACCAGACAAAGATGGAGGAGATCAGCAAGGACTTCAGTGAGTTGAGCACACAGCTTACTGGCATAGCCCTAGACTTGGAAGAAGAGATAAGGCAGAGCAAAGAGGACAAGTTGGACCTCTCACCACAGGCCTCTCGCCGAGACTCTGTCCTGtcagggaaggaagaagaagaCGTGACCATGGATGCCTGGCGCATGCACCAGAAGCATGTCTTTGTTCTAAGTGAGGCTGGCAAGCCAGTGTATTCCCGCTATGGATCCGAAGAGGCCCTGTCCAGCACCATAGGGGTGATGATGGCTCTCGTATCCTTCCTAGAAGCAGAGAGGAATGCCATCAGGTCTATTCATGCAG ATGGGTACAAGGTGGTGTTTGTGCGCAGGAGCCCCCTGGTGCTGGTTGCTGTGGCTCAGACACGGCAGTCAGAACAGGAAATTGCTCAAGAGCTCCTTTATATCTACTACCAGATACTCAGCCTCTTGACATGGACCCAGCTCAACCGCATCTTCCAGCAGAAGCAGAATTATGACCTGAGGAGACTGTTGGCAGGCTCTGAGCGCATCACTGACAACTTGCTAGACCTGATGGCGAGGGACCCGAGCTTCCTGATGGGGGCTGCCCGTTGCCTCCCTATGGCTGCTGCAGTCAGGGATGCTGTGAGCTCCTGCCTCCAGCAAGCCAGAGCTAAAAGTCTGGTGTTCACCATCCTCCTATCCAAGAACCAGCTGGTGTCTCTAGTGAGAAAAAAGGACCAGTTCCTACATCCAATTGACCTTCACTTACTCTTCAACCTCATTAGTTCCTCCTCCTCATTTAGAGAAGGAGAAGCCTGGACTCCCATCTGCCTGCCCAAGTTCAACTCCAGCGGTTTTTTCCATGCCCACATTTCCTACTTAGCACAAGACACAGACTTGTGCCTTCTCCTGATCTCCACCGACCGTGAGGATTTCTTCACAGTGTCTGACTGCAAGCACAGGTTCCAAGAACGCCTGAAGAAGCGTGGTGTGCATCATGCCCTCATGGAGGCGCTGCGCAACCCTTTCTACAGTGTCTCCCAGGTGGGAATCCCAGGCCTCCGGCACTTCATCTATAAATCAAAGAGTTCAGGACTCTTCACCAG CCCAGAGATTGATGCTCCCTACATCACTGAGGAGGAAAAACAGAGACTTCTAGGATTGTATCAATACTTACACAGCCGAGCCCATAATTCCTCCCGTCCTCTAAATAACATCTATTACACTGGATCTAATGAAAATCTCCTGGCTTGG GTGACTAACGCTTTTGAGCTCTACGTATGCTTCAGCCCCCTGGGAACCAAAGCAGCAGCGGTCAGTGCTGTCAACAAACTCATGAGGTGGATCCGCAAGGAAGAAGACCGGCTCTTTTTATTAACACCCCAGACTTACTGA
- the MON1A gene encoding vacuolar fusion protein MON1 homolog A isoform X2 yields MAEYYAKLSEITGNSRTRCSLTLSASQQPVPVKSVPTSLQAMAADVHKKDGDVPNGSLVPGDRKHAERSESPTPGLAQGTEPGAGQEGAMFVHAQSYEDLTSTDNRDVTPQSPGESEEDQADQTKMEEISKDFSELSTQLTGIALDLEEEIRQSKEDKLDLSPQASRRDSVLSGKEEEDVTMDAWRMHQKHVFVLSEAGKPVYSRYGSEEALSSTIGVMMALVSFLEAERNAIRSIHADGYKVVFVRRSPLVLVAVAQTRQSEQEIAQELLYIYYQILSLLTWTQLNRIFQQKQNYDLRRLLAGSERITDNLLDLMARDPSFLMGAARCLPMAAAVRDAVSSCLQQARAKSLVFTILLSKNQLVSLVRKKDQFLHPIDLHLLFNLISSSSSFREGEAWTPICLPKFNSSGFFHAHISYLAQDTDLCLLLISTDREDFFTVSDCKHRFQERLKKRGVHHALMEALRNPFYSVSQVGIPGLRHFIYKSKSSGLFTSPEIDAPYITEEEKQRLLGLYQYLHSRAHNSSRPLNNIYYTGSNENLLAWVTNAFELYVCFSPLGTKAAAVSAVNKLMRWIRKEEDRLFLLTPQTY; encoded by the exons atggcAGAATATTATGCGAAACTCTCTG AGATCACCGGCAACAGCAGAACCAGATGCTCACTGACGTTGTCTGCTTCTCAGCAGCCTGTTCCTGTCAAATCT GTCCCCACAAGCCTTCAAGCAATGGCTGCTGATGTTCACAAAAAAGATGGAGATGTGCCCAATGGGTCGTTGGTCCCAGGTGACAGAAAGCATGCTGAGAGGTCAGAGAGTCCTACACCAGGGTTGGCTCAGGGAACAGAACCAG GGGCAGGCCAGGAGGGAGCCATGTTTGTTCATGCCCAGTCCTATGAGGACCTGACCAGCACAGATAATCGAGATGTGACTCCCCAGAGCCCAGGTGAAAGTGAAGAGGACCAGGCTGACCAGACAAAGATGGAGGAGATCAGCAAGGACTTCAGTGAGTTGAGCACACAGCTTACTGGCATAGCCCTAGACTTGGAAGAAGAGATAAGGCAGAGCAAAGAGGACAAGTTGGACCTCTCACCACAGGCCTCTCGCCGAGACTCTGTCCTGtcagggaaggaagaagaagaCGTGACCATGGATGCCTGGCGCATGCACCAGAAGCATGTCTTTGTTCTAAGTGAGGCTGGCAAGCCAGTGTATTCCCGCTATGGATCCGAAGAGGCCCTGTCCAGCACCATAGGGGTGATGATGGCTCTCGTATCCTTCCTAGAAGCAGAGAGGAATGCCATCAGGTCTATTCATGCAG ATGGGTACAAGGTGGTGTTTGTGCGCAGGAGCCCCCTGGTGCTGGTTGCTGTGGCTCAGACACGGCAGTCAGAACAGGAAATTGCTCAAGAGCTCCTTTATATCTACTACCAGATACTCAGCCTCTTGACATGGACCCAGCTCAACCGCATCTTCCAGCAGAAGCAGAATTATGACCTGAGGAGACTGTTGGCAGGCTCTGAGCGCATCACTGACAACTTGCTAGACCTGATGGCGAGGGACCCGAGCTTCCTGATGGGGGCTGCCCGTTGCCTCCCTATGGCTGCTGCAGTCAGGGATGCTGTGAGCTCCTGCCTCCAGCAAGCCAGAGCTAAAAGTCTGGTGTTCACCATCCTCCTATCCAAGAACCAGCTGGTGTCTCTAGTGAGAAAAAAGGACCAGTTCCTACATCCAATTGACCTTCACTTACTCTTCAACCTCATTAGTTCCTCCTCCTCATTTAGAGAAGGAGAAGCCTGGACTCCCATCTGCCTGCCCAAGTTCAACTCCAGCGGTTTTTTCCATGCCCACATTTCCTACTTAGCACAAGACACAGACTTGTGCCTTCTCCTGATCTCCACCGACCGTGAGGATTTCTTCACAGTGTCTGACTGCAAGCACAGGTTCCAAGAACGCCTGAAGAAGCGTGGTGTGCATCATGCCCTCATGGAGGCGCTGCGCAACCCTTTCTACAGTGTCTCCCAGGTGGGAATCCCAGGCCTCCGGCACTTCATCTATAAATCAAAGAGTTCAGGACTCTTCACCAG CCCAGAGATTGATGCTCCCTACATCACTGAGGAGGAAAAACAGAGACTTCTAGGATTGTATCAATACTTACACAGCCGAGCCCATAATTCCTCCCGTCCTCTAAATAACATCTATTACACTGGATCTAATGAAAATCTCCTGGCTTGG GTGACTAACGCTTTTGAGCTCTACGTATGCTTCAGCCCCCTGGGAACCAAAGCAGCAGCGGTCAGTGCTGTCAACAAACTCATGAGGTGGATCCGCAAGGAAGAAGACCGGCTCTTTTTATTAACACCCCAGACTTACTGA
- the MON1A gene encoding vacuolar fusion protein MON1 homolog A isoform X3: MAADVHKKDGDVPNGSLVPGDRKHAERSESPTPGLAQGTEPGAGQEGAMFVHAQSYEDLTSTDNRDVTPQSPGESEEDQADQTKMEEISKDFSELSTQLTGIALDLEEEIRQSKEDKLDLSPQASRRDSVLSGKEEEDVTMDAWRMHQKHVFVLSEAGKPVYSRYGSEEALSSTIGVMMALVSFLEAERNAIRSIHADGYKVVFVRRSPLVLVAVAQTRQSEQEIAQELLYIYYQILSLLTWTQLNRIFQQKQNYDLRRLLAGSERITDNLLDLMARDPSFLMGAARCLPMAAAVRDAVSSCLQQARAKSLVFTILLSKNQLVSLVRKKDQFLHPIDLHLLFNLISSSSSFREGEAWTPICLPKFNSSGFFHAHISYLAQDTDLCLLLISTDREDFFTVSDCKHRFQERLKKRGVHHALMEALRNPFYSVSQVGIPGLRHFIYKSKSSGLFTSPEIDAPYITEEEKQRLLGLYQYLHSRAHNSSRPLNNIYYTGSNENLLAWVTNAFELYVCFSPLGTKAAAVSAVNKLMRWIRKEEDRLFLLTPQTY, translated from the exons ATGGCTGCTGATGTTCACAAAAAAGATGGAGATGTGCCCAATGGGTCGTTGGTCCCAGGTGACAGAAAGCATGCTGAGAGGTCAGAGAGTCCTACACCAGGGTTGGCTCAGGGAACAGAACCAG GGGCAGGCCAGGAGGGAGCCATGTTTGTTCATGCCCAGTCCTATGAGGACCTGACCAGCACAGATAATCGAGATGTGACTCCCCAGAGCCCAGGTGAAAGTGAAGAGGACCAGGCTGACCAGACAAAGATGGAGGAGATCAGCAAGGACTTCAGTGAGTTGAGCACACAGCTTACTGGCATAGCCCTAGACTTGGAAGAAGAGATAAGGCAGAGCAAAGAGGACAAGTTGGACCTCTCACCACAGGCCTCTCGCCGAGACTCTGTCCTGtcagggaaggaagaagaagaCGTGACCATGGATGCCTGGCGCATGCACCAGAAGCATGTCTTTGTTCTAAGTGAGGCTGGCAAGCCAGTGTATTCCCGCTATGGATCCGAAGAGGCCCTGTCCAGCACCATAGGGGTGATGATGGCTCTCGTATCCTTCCTAGAAGCAGAGAGGAATGCCATCAGGTCTATTCATGCAG ATGGGTACAAGGTGGTGTTTGTGCGCAGGAGCCCCCTGGTGCTGGTTGCTGTGGCTCAGACACGGCAGTCAGAACAGGAAATTGCTCAAGAGCTCCTTTATATCTACTACCAGATACTCAGCCTCTTGACATGGACCCAGCTCAACCGCATCTTCCAGCAGAAGCAGAATTATGACCTGAGGAGACTGTTGGCAGGCTCTGAGCGCATCACTGACAACTTGCTAGACCTGATGGCGAGGGACCCGAGCTTCCTGATGGGGGCTGCCCGTTGCCTCCCTATGGCTGCTGCAGTCAGGGATGCTGTGAGCTCCTGCCTCCAGCAAGCCAGAGCTAAAAGTCTGGTGTTCACCATCCTCCTATCCAAGAACCAGCTGGTGTCTCTAGTGAGAAAAAAGGACCAGTTCCTACATCCAATTGACCTTCACTTACTCTTCAACCTCATTAGTTCCTCCTCCTCATTTAGAGAAGGAGAAGCCTGGACTCCCATCTGCCTGCCCAAGTTCAACTCCAGCGGTTTTTTCCATGCCCACATTTCCTACTTAGCACAAGACACAGACTTGTGCCTTCTCCTGATCTCCACCGACCGTGAGGATTTCTTCACAGTGTCTGACTGCAAGCACAGGTTCCAAGAACGCCTGAAGAAGCGTGGTGTGCATCATGCCCTCATGGAGGCGCTGCGCAACCCTTTCTACAGTGTCTCCCAGGTGGGAATCCCAGGCCTCCGGCACTTCATCTATAAATCAAAGAGTTCAGGACTCTTCACCAG CCCAGAGATTGATGCTCCCTACATCACTGAGGAGGAAAAACAGAGACTTCTAGGATTGTATCAATACTTACACAGCCGAGCCCATAATTCCTCCCGTCCTCTAAATAACATCTATTACACTGGATCTAATGAAAATCTCCTGGCTTGG GTGACTAACGCTTTTGAGCTCTACGTATGCTTCAGCCCCCTGGGAACCAAAGCAGCAGCGGTCAGTGCTGTCAACAAACTCATGAGGTGGATCCGCAAGGAAGAAGACCGGCTCTTTTTATTAACACCCCAGACTTACTGA
- the MON1A gene encoding vacuolar fusion protein MON1 homolog A isoform X4 — MRTSTARILPLVFADDEGYRCEITGNSRTRCSLTLSASQQPVPVKSVPTSLQAMAADVHKKDGDVPNGSLVPGDRKHAERSESPTPGLAQGTEPGAGQEGAMFVHAQSYEDLTSTDNRDVTPQSPGESEEDQADQTKMEEISKDFSELSTQLTGIALDLEEEIRQSKEDKLDLSPQASRRDSVLSGKEEEDVTMDAWRMHQKHVFVLSEAGKPVYSRYGSEEALSSTIGVMMALVSFLEAERNAIRSIHADGYKVVFVRRSPLVLVAVAQTRQSEQEIAQELLYIYYQILSLLTWTQLNRIFQQKQNYDLRRLLAGSERITDNLLDLMARDPSFLMGAARCLPMAAAVRDAVSSCLQQARAKSLVFTILLSKNQLVSLVRKKDQFLHPIDLHLLFNLISSSSSFREGEAWTPICLPKFNSSGFFHAHISYLAQDTDLCLLLISTDREDFFTVSDCKHRFQERLKKRGVHHALMEALRNPFYSVSQPRD, encoded by the exons ATGAGGACGTCGACCGCAAGAATTTTGCCGTTGGTTTTTGCAGATGACGAAGGTTACCGCTGCG AGATCACCGGCAACAGCAGAACCAGATGCTCACTGACGTTGTCTGCTTCTCAGCAGCCTGTTCCTGTCAAATCT GTCCCCACAAGCCTTCAAGCAATGGCTGCTGATGTTCACAAAAAAGATGGAGATGTGCCCAATGGGTCGTTGGTCCCAGGTGACAGAAAGCATGCTGAGAGGTCAGAGAGTCCTACACCAGGGTTGGCTCAGGGAACAGAACCAG GGGCAGGCCAGGAGGGAGCCATGTTTGTTCATGCCCAGTCCTATGAGGACCTGACCAGCACAGATAATCGAGATGTGACTCCCCAGAGCCCAGGTGAAAGTGAAGAGGACCAGGCTGACCAGACAAAGATGGAGGAGATCAGCAAGGACTTCAGTGAGTTGAGCACACAGCTTACTGGCATAGCCCTAGACTTGGAAGAAGAGATAAGGCAGAGCAAAGAGGACAAGTTGGACCTCTCACCACAGGCCTCTCGCCGAGACTCTGTCCTGtcagggaaggaagaagaagaCGTGACCATGGATGCCTGGCGCATGCACCAGAAGCATGTCTTTGTTCTAAGTGAGGCTGGCAAGCCAGTGTATTCCCGCTATGGATCCGAAGAGGCCCTGTCCAGCACCATAGGGGTGATGATGGCTCTCGTATCCTTCCTAGAAGCAGAGAGGAATGCCATCAGGTCTATTCATGCAG ATGGGTACAAGGTGGTGTTTGTGCGCAGGAGCCCCCTGGTGCTGGTTGCTGTGGCTCAGACACGGCAGTCAGAACAGGAAATTGCTCAAGAGCTCCTTTATATCTACTACCAGATACTCAGCCTCTTGACATGGACCCAGCTCAACCGCATCTTCCAGCAGAAGCAGAATTATGACCTGAGGAGACTGTTGGCAGGCTCTGAGCGCATCACTGACAACTTGCTAGACCTGATGGCGAGGGACCCGAGCTTCCTGATGGGGGCTGCCCGTTGCCTCCCTATGGCTGCTGCAGTCAGGGATGCTGTGAGCTCCTGCCTCCAGCAAGCCAGAGCTAAAAGTCTGGTGTTCACCATCCTCCTATCCAAGAACCAGCTGGTGTCTCTAGTGAGAAAAAAGGACCAGTTCCTACATCCAATTGACCTTCACTTACTCTTCAACCTCATTAGTTCCTCCTCCTCATTTAGAGAAGGAGAAGCCTGGACTCCCATCTGCCTGCCCAAGTTCAACTCCAGCGGTTTTTTCCATGCCCACATTTCCTACTTAGCACAAGACACAGACTTGTGCCTTCTCCTGATCTCCACCGACCGTGAGGATTTCTTCACAGTGTCTGACTGCAAGCACAGGTTCCAAGAACGCCTGAAGAAGCGTGGTGTGCATCATGCCCTCATGGAGGCGCTGCGCAACCCTTTCTACAGTGTCTCCCAG CCCAGAGATTGA